DNA sequence from the Streptomyces sp. CA-210063 genome:
CCAGCCCGCCGAACTCGGCTCCGTCATCGCTACGGCCGGCCGGCAACTGCTGCCCGCGGTCGCCGACGGACGGGTACGGCCCCTGATCGACACGACACTGTCGTTCGACACCTCCGCCCAGGCCGCCGAACGGCTCCGCTCCCACCAGGCCCACGGCAAGGTCGTTCTCACCGTCCCCTGACACCCAGTGAGGGCCCGCTGATCAGGCCAGCGTCGAGGTGTCGATCACGAAGCGGTAGCGCACGTCGGAGGCGAGGACGCGCTCGTACGCTTCGTTGATCTTCTCGGCCGGGATGACCTCGATCTCCGCGCCGATGCCCTGCTCGGCGCAGAAGTCGAGCATCTCCTGGGTCTCACGGATGCCGGCAATCAGCGAGTACGTGAACACACGGCGGTTGGCGACAACGGCGAACGTGGGGAACGAGATCTCCGGTTCCGAGGAGGCGCCCAGGGTGACGAACGCACCGTCCAGGGCCAGCAGGTTCATGTAGGCGCCCCGGTCGAGGTTCCCGCTCACGGTGTTCAGGATGACGTCGAAGGTGCCGCCAGCTTCTCGAAGGTCTCCGGGTCGCTGGTGGCGTAGTAGGCGTCCGCGCCCAGGCGCAGGCCGTCGTCCATCTTCTTCAGCGACTGCGACAGGACGGTGACCTCGGCGCCCATCGCGTGTGCGAGCTTGACGCCCAGGTGGCCGAGACCGCCCAGGCCGATCACGGCGACCTTCTTGCCGGGGCCCGCGCCCCAGTGGCGCAGCGGGGAGTACGTCGTGGCGCCCGCGCACAGCAGCGGGGCCGCCTCGTCCAGCCCGAGCCCTTCGGGAATGCGTACGACGAAGTCCTCGGTCACCACGACGTGGGTGGAGTAGCCGCCCTGGGTGAGCGTGCCGTCCTTGTCGACGGCGCCGTACGTCAGGGTGTTGCCCTTGAGGCAGTACTGCTCCTCGCCCTTGAGGCAATTCGCGCACTCGCGGCAGGAGTTGACCATGCAACCGACGCCGACCCGGTCGCCGACAGCATGCTTGGTGACCTCGGAGCCGACCTCGGTGACGATGCCGGCGAACTCGTGGCCGGGGACGACCGGGTAGGTCTGCGGGCCCCACTCACCGCGGACGAAGTGGAATCGGAGTGACAGATGCCGCAGTACTTGATCTCGATGAGGACGTCGTGCGGACCGACGTCACGACGCTCGATCGTGGTCAGGGCGAGCGGTTCGGTCGCGGAGGTCGCGGCATAGGCGTTGACGGTGAGCACGGTTTCTCCAAAAGGACGGGGTGGTGCCGGGCAGCCGGGTGGCCGCCGAGTCCGTCCCCGTGGCCTTCCGAGTGGCCTTCCGAGCGCGGCCACGCGCTGGATCGTCGCGGTGCGCGGCTGCCGGGAGCGGAGACGTTCTACGAGCATCAAGCCTGCGCCTCCGGCTCGCCATGTGGCAGACCGCGTTGCAGCCCGGAGTGCTGTTCAGTGCCGTGACAGGGCACCCCACCCGCCTTCCACCCAGGTCGTGGCGTCCCCACACTCGGAAGACATGGATCGTGAGCAACACAGCAGCGGCACCGAGCTGGGGCGCTACCTACGCGCCCGACGGGCCCAGGTGACCCCCGAGGAGGTCGGCCTGCCACCCGGTACCGGCCCGCGTCGTACGCCTGGACTGCGCCGTGAGGAACTGGCCACCCTCGCCGGGATCAGCATCGACTACTTCACCCGGCTGGAGCGCGGCAAGGAGACCAACCCCAGCCCGTCCGTCGTCGACTCCCTCGCCCGCGCCCTCCGGCTGGAGGAGCCGGAACACGACCACCTGCGCAGCCTGGCCGCGCACGCCGCCCGTACCGCTCCGGAACGGCCCACCGCGCCCAGCCGCTCCGTTCGGCCCGGAGTGAAGCTCCTGCTGGAGGCCATGCGGCCCCAGCCCGCGCACGTGGTCAGCCGCACGGGCGACGTACTGGCCTGGAACCCGGGCGGACTGCGACTGCTCGCCGGAATGGAGGACTGGCCGGCGAGACAGCGCAACATCGCGCGCTACGTCTTTCTCCACCCCACCGCCCGCGACCTCTTCGACGACTGGGGCAACCAGGTCCGCGGCTGCGTAGCCCGCCTGCGGGCCCTGGCCGGCACCGATCCGGACGCCCCCGACCTCACCCAGCTCGCCGGTGAACTCCTGCTCAAGAGCCCGGAGTTCGCCCGCCTGTGGGAACGCTACGACGTCCGCGGCCACTCGTATGGCAGCAAGACGTTCCACCACCCGGACGTCGGCGACCTCACCCTCGGCTACCAGTCGATGCAACTGGAGGGCACACCCGGCCACCGGCTGGTCGTGTACCACGCCGAGCCCGGCAGCACCGAGTACGACGCGATGGTCCTGCTCGACCTGGCGGCGTCCGACTCGGCGCACGCGTCGAGGACCGGAGCCTCCCGCACCGGGTTCGCGGACTGACACAGCACTCCCCCGGCCGGTGCGTCGCCCGCGCACCGAACACCGGTCCGACCCACCGAAGACCGAAAGGACGAACAGCATGCGTACCACCACCCTCGGTACCAAGGGACCCCAGGTCGGCGTCGTCGGCCTGGGCTGCATGGGCATGAGCTTCAGCTACGACCAGGCGACCCCGCGCGACGAGGCCGAGATGGTCTCGGTGATCCATCAGGCCCTCGACCTGGGAATGACCCTGCTGGACACCTCCGACGTGTACGGCCCCTACACGAACGAGCAGTTGGTCGGGCGAGCTCTGGCAGACGGCCACCGGGAGCGCACCGTACTGGCCACCAAGGTCGGCGTGCTGGCCAAGGACGGTGCTGTCACCGGTCTCGACGGCCGTCCGGAGCACATCCGTCGTTCTCTCGATGAGAGTCTCGGGCGCCTGGGCACGGACCACGTGGACCTCTACTACCTGCACCGCGTCGATCCGAGTGTGCCGATCGAGGAGAGTGTGGGCGCGCTGGCGGAGGCGGTGGAGGCGGGCAAGGCCCGCGCGATCGGTCTGTCCGAGGTGAGCGTCGAGCAGATCAGGCGGGCCCAGTCCGTGCACCCGGTCACGGCGGTGCAGTCCGAACTGTCGCTGTGGACGCGGGACTGGATGACCGAGGTGCTGCCGT
Encoded proteins:
- a CDS encoding helix-turn-helix transcriptional regulator — encoded protein: MDREQHSSGTELGRYLRARRAQVTPEEVGLPPGTGPRRTPGLRREELATLAGISIDYFTRLERGKETNPSPSVVDSLARALRLEEPEHDHLRSLAAHAARTAPERPTAPSRSVRPGVKLLLEAMRPQPAHVVSRTGDVLAWNPGGLRLLAGMEDWPARQRNIARYVFLHPTARDLFDDWGNQVRGCVARLRALAGTDPDAPDLTQLAGELLLKSPEFARLWERYDVRGHSYGSKTFHHPDVGDLTLGYQSMQLEGTPGHRLVVYHAEPGSTEYDAMVLLDLAASDSAHASRTGASRTGFAD
- a CDS encoding aldo/keto reductase encodes the protein MRTTTLGTKGPQVGVVGLGCMGMSFSYDQATPRDEAEMVSVIHQALDLGMTLLDTSDVYGPYTNEQLVGRALADGHRERTVLATKVGVLAKDGAVTGLDGRPEHIRRSLDESLGRLGTDHVDLYYLHRVDPSVPIEESVGALAEAVEAGKARAIGLSEVSVEQIRRAQSVHPVTAVQSELSLWTRDWMTEVLPYCEEQGMAFVPYSPLGKGFLTGRFSSNDDLPREDFRRGLARFQDDALAINRAITDKVREIADRIGATPAQVALAWVLAQGEYVVPIPGTKTPKYLLDNAGAADVRLSGEDLAELDALPTPTGGRYY